In a genomic window of Gloeocapsopsis dulcis:
- a CDS encoding efflux RND transporter permease subunit — MSFNVSAWSIRRPVPTIVLFLMLTILGWFSFTRLGIDTNPNIDIPAVSIRVSQPGAGPAELESQVTKQIEDAVASLGNIDSMISTVNDGVSTTVVNFVLGTDSDRATNDVRNSVAQIRQDLPQDISEPIVQRLEFAGGPIMTYAVVSQQSVEQLSNLVDQTISRALLAVQGVAQIRRVGGVDREIRINLNPSQLQALGITATQVNDQIRAFNANLPGGRAEVGGSEQTIRTLGSAASVEVLSSYQIILPNGSYVPLSSLGEVSDSFAEPRQAAFLNSEPVVAFEVLRSSGSTLVTVEEGIREAVAQLESTLPADVDLQLIFTRGDFIRESYESTMHDLVLASVLAVLTILLFLRDWQATLITAVALPLSIIPTFFVQQSLGYTLNNMTLLALALAVGNLVDDAVVEIENLDRHMKMGKTARQAAFDSSSEVGLAVIATSATIIAVFLPVAFMGGIPGQFFQPFGVTVAVATIFSTLVARTVTPMMGAHLLQQKKSKRNHHTQIKPQKKPFQPYKSLLTWALRHRLTTLGIALAFFIGSLMLVPMIPKGFIDNGDLGISTVSVELPPGSTLDDTTQVAQRATALIQQNPAVETILATPQVNSATLTVKLKPEQNRDISQSEFEQQIRPQFAQIPGARISFQSQGAAGNNKDLSIVLRSENPEVLNRTAAELERQMRTVPGLVEVASTASLAQPEILVIPDPARAADLGVTVQAIARTASLATLGDNEANLAKFNLSDRQIPIRVQINPEARNDINTFRNLQVPSNNGSLVPLEAVADIRFGSGPAQINRYDRSRQVSVEANLQGIALGDAVDAVNRLPALNPLPPGVVQQQAGDAEIMQEIFGRFGTALALAILCIYGILVLLYNNFFHPFTIMVALPLSLGGTLLALMFAQKALGLYALIGIVLLLGIVTKNSILLVDYTIINQAEGNSQRQALINAGVSRLRPILMTSLSTIAGTLPLALGFGPGAEVRSPMGIAVLGGFTTSTLLTLVVVPVLFTYVDNFQHRLMKLVQYGFGKRHRQNVIEDQLALPSSDTPEQPKSTLQRK; from the coding sequence ATGTCCTTCAACGTCTCTGCTTGGTCAATTCGCCGTCCGGTTCCCACAATCGTTTTATTCTTGATGTTGACGATTCTGGGTTGGTTTTCGTTTACACGATTAGGAATTGATACTAATCCCAACATTGATATTCCTGCGGTTTCAATTAGGGTTAGTCAGCCAGGGGCGGGACCTGCGGAACTCGAATCGCAAGTTACTAAGCAAATTGAAGATGCGGTTGCGAGTTTAGGAAACATCGACAGCATGATTTCAACTGTCAATGACGGAGTTTCTACAACGGTTGTTAACTTTGTGTTGGGTACTGATAGCGATCGCGCCACAAATGATGTCCGCAATTCAGTTGCCCAAATTCGCCAAGATTTACCGCAAGATATCAGCGAACCGATTGTCCAGCGACTAGAATTCGCGGGTGGTCCAATTATGACTTATGCTGTCGTTTCGCAGCAATCGGTAGAACAGTTGAGTAACTTGGTCGATCAAACGATTAGCCGTGCTTTACTAGCGGTGCAAGGGGTAGCACAAATTCGCCGTGTAGGTGGTGTTGATCGCGAGATTCGGATTAATTTGAATCCATCACAGTTACAAGCTTTAGGAATTACCGCAACGCAGGTAAATGACCAAATTCGCGCTTTCAATGCCAATTTACCTGGAGGACGGGCGGAAGTCGGCGGCAGCGAACAAACAATTAGAACTTTGGGTAGTGCAGCGAGTGTCGAAGTCTTAAGCAGTTATCAAATTATCTTACCAAACGGCAGTTATGTGCCTTTGTCGAGTTTAGGGGAAGTGAGTGACAGCTTTGCTGAACCGCGACAAGCTGCTTTTTTGAATAGTGAACCCGTCGTTGCTTTTGAAGTATTGCGTAGTAGTGGTAGTACGCTCGTTACAGTAGAAGAAGGCATCAGAGAAGCGGTAGCGCAATTAGAATCAACATTACCTGCTGATGTTGACTTGCAATTAATTTTTACGCGGGGTGACTTTATCCGCGAGTCTTATGAAAGCACGATGCATGATTTGGTTCTCGCATCCGTGTTAGCAGTATTAACAATTCTGCTGTTTTTACGCGATTGGCAGGCGACGTTAATTACAGCGGTAGCTTTACCTTTATCGATTATTCCTACCTTTTTTGTTCAACAAAGTTTGGGCTACACGCTTAATAACATGACTTTGTTAGCGTTAGCACTCGCTGTCGGAAATTTAGTTGATGATGCTGTTGTAGAAATTGAAAACCTCGACCGACACATGAAGATGGGAAAAACAGCGCGTCAAGCAGCTTTTGACTCTTCCTCGGAAGTCGGTTTAGCCGTGATTGCGACATCGGCAACAATTATTGCGGTGTTTCTCCCTGTGGCATTTATGGGGGGTATTCCTGGTCAATTTTTCCAACCCTTTGGTGTCACGGTTGCAGTAGCTACAATATTCTCTACGCTGGTAGCACGGACAGTAACGCCAATGATGGGAGCACATTTGCTTCAGCAGAAGAAATCAAAGAGAAATCACCACACTCAAATCAAACCTCAAAAAAAACCGTTCCAGCCCTATAAATCATTGCTCACGTGGGCGTTACGTCATCGTTTAACTACCTTGGGGATTGCCTTGGCATTCTTTATTGGTAGCTTGATGTTAGTGCCAATGATTCCCAAAGGATTTATTGATAATGGCGACTTGGGAATTTCTACAGTTTCGGTGGAATTACCTCCAGGTTCGACTTTGGATGACACAACGCAAGTCGCACAACGCGCAACAGCCTTAATTCAACAAAATCCTGCAGTGGAAACAATTTTGGCAACACCGCAAGTCAATAGTGCAACACTTACGGTTAAGCTGAAACCTGAGCAAAATCGCGATATCTCTCAAAGCGAGTTTGAACAACAAATTCGTCCGCAATTTGCACAAATTCCAGGAGCAAGAATTAGTTTTCAAAGCCAAGGTGCAGCAGGAAATAATAAAGATCTCTCGATTGTTTTGAGAAGTGAGAACCCTGAAGTATTAAATCGCACTGCGGCTGAATTAGAAAGGCAAATGCGCACAGTTCCAGGCTTAGTCGAAGTTGCTTCGACGGCTAGTTTGGCACAACCAGAAATATTGGTGATTCCAGATCCGGCGAGGGCAGCAGATTTAGGAGTCACGGTACAAGCGATCGCACGCACCGCATCACTGGCGACACTAGGAGATAACGAAGCGAACTTGGCTAAATTTAACTTGAGCGATCGTCAAATTCCGATTCGCGTTCAAATTAACCCTGAAGCACGCAACGATATTAATACTTTTAGAAATTTACAAGTTCCCAGTAATAATGGTTCGTTGGTTCCTTTAGAAGCTGTTGCTGATATTCGTTTTGGTAGTGGTCCAGCACAAATAAACCGTTACGATCGTTCGCGTCAAGTCTCCGTAGAAGCAAACTTACAAGGTATCGCCTTGGGAGATGCGGTGGATGCTGTTAATCGACTTCCTGCGTTAAATCCGCTACCTCCAGGAGTCGTCCAGCAACAAGCGGGTGATGCTGAAATTATGCAAGAAATTTTCGGTCGCTTTGGTACAGCTTTAGCACTAGCAATTCTGTGTATCTATGGAATTCTTGTGCTGCTGTACAACAACTTCTTCCATCCATTCACAATCATGGTGGCGTTGCCATTGTCTTTGGGTGGTACACTGCTAGCACTAATGTTTGCCCAAAAAGCTTTAGGTTTATACGCCTTAATTGGTATTGTGCTACTGCTGGGCATCGTGACAAAAAACTCGATTCTCTTGGTGGATTACACAATCATTAATCAGGCAGAAGGAAACTCACAAAGACAAGCATTAATCAATGCTGGTGTCTCACGTCTGCGTCCTATTTTAATGACTTCGTTATCTACGATCGCGGGAACTTTACCCCTCGCCCTCGGTTTTGGTCCTGGTGCTGAAGTACGCAGCCCTATGGGAATTGCCGTGTTAGGTGGTTTTACAACTTCGACGTTGTTAACGTTAGTGGTAGTACCCGTCCTTTTTACCTATGTCGATAATTTCCAACATCGGCTGATGAAATTAGTACAGTACGGATTTGGTAAACGTCACAGACAAAATGTCATTGAGGATCAATTAGCTTTGCCTTCATCTGATACTCCTGAGCAGCCAAAAAGTACACTACAACGTAAATAG
- the pyk gene encoding pyruvate kinase produces the protein MRKTKIVCTLGPVCSDYDTIKAMVEAGMDVARLNFSHEDHETHLKRIHLVRQVAAELNRPIALLQDLQGPKIRVGEMVDGVVLQAGEETVITMQDVQGTAARFTSTYKNLVNDVKAGDPILINDGLIEIKVDRVDDTNIYGTVVHGGALKSHKGINLSQSSVSTPTVTEKDIEDLQLGLAQAVDYIALSFVRKAADIQRLRDVMASDKSAHIVAKVERHEALDDLEAIVAAFDVIMVARGDLGVEVPLEKVPLIQKSLIQKCHHHLKPVITATQMLESMMQNPRPSRAEVSDIANAILDGTDALMLSGETAIGRYPVPAVKTMAQIAETVEADLMSFSHFIDGGVKEHHIPNAVGHAACQLAENLKAKAIICFTQNGFTARILSKYRQSILIIAVTPSEAVQRRLSLYWGVKSLQLQEVANTDEMISQVEKVAVEHGFVSMGDMVVITAGLPLAITGVTNLIKAHKVGETAAF, from the coding sequence ATGCGAAAAACCAAGATTGTTTGCACGCTTGGTCCTGTTTGTTCTGATTACGACACGATTAAAGCAATGGTCGAGGCGGGTATGGATGTCGCCAGGCTGAATTTCTCGCATGAAGACCATGAAACACACCTCAAAAGAATTCATCTTGTCCGCCAGGTGGCTGCGGAACTAAACCGCCCAATTGCCTTGTTGCAAGACTTACAAGGTCCAAAAATTCGTGTCGGCGAGATGGTCGATGGTGTGGTCTTACAGGCTGGTGAGGAAACTGTGATTACAATGCAGGATGTCCAAGGCACAGCCGCACGATTTACGTCTACTTATAAGAACTTAGTCAACGATGTCAAAGCGGGAGACCCGATTCTGATTAATGATGGTCTGATTGAAATTAAAGTCGATCGAGTAGACGACACAAATATTTATGGCACAGTGGTTCATGGTGGTGCGCTAAAAAGTCACAAAGGTATTAATCTCAGCCAGTCTTCTGTCTCTACACCAACAGTAACTGAAAAAGACATCGAAGACTTACAATTAGGCTTAGCACAAGCAGTTGATTATATTGCGCTCTCTTTTGTGCGGAAAGCAGCAGATATTCAGCGCTTAAGAGATGTTATGGCGAGTGATAAGTCAGCCCATATTGTTGCAAAAGTTGAACGCCACGAAGCCTTAGATGATTTAGAAGCAATTGTGGCGGCTTTTGATGTGATTATGGTAGCGCGGGGAGATTTGGGTGTAGAAGTTCCTTTAGAAAAAGTCCCCTTAATTCAAAAGTCTTTGATACAAAAGTGTCATCATCATCTCAAACCAGTCATCACTGCTACCCAAATGCTGGAGTCGATGATGCAAAATCCACGACCTAGCCGTGCTGAAGTCTCTGATATTGCCAATGCAATCTTGGATGGTACAGATGCCTTGATGCTTTCGGGAGAAACCGCAATTGGTCGCTACCCAGTACCAGCGGTGAAGACAATGGCACAAATTGCGGAGACTGTGGAAGCTGATTTAATGTCATTTTCTCATTTTATTGATGGTGGCGTTAAAGAACATCACATTCCTAATGCTGTCGGTCATGCAGCTTGTCAGTTAGCAGAAAATCTCAAAGCTAAGGCAATCATTTGCTTTACGCAGAATGGATTTACTGCCAGAATTCTTTCTAAATATCGTCAGTCGATTCTGATTATTGCAGTGACGCCTAGCGAAGCTGTGCAACGGCGATTAAGTTTGTATTGGGGTGTCAAATCTCTTCAATTGCAGGAGGTTGCTAATACTGATGAGATGATCTCTCAAGTGGAAAAGGTCGCTGTTGAGCATGGTTTCGTTAGTATGGGAGACATGGTTGTGATTACCGCTGGCTTACCTTTAGCAATTACAGGCGTGACTAACTTGATTAAGGCCCATAAAGTTGGCGAAACAGCCGCCTTTTGA
- a CDS encoding ABC transporter permease, which yields MNWWHRLKKNPLARFGAVLLIVFYLAVFAADFVAPYDPYTSQINGSLLPPTQVYWRNAAGEFIGPHVYPTTQGETDLETGDRELIVDRSTPAGLRLFTRGYTYNLFRLSLPLPPTFEEVEIFSGIPANIHLFGTTGEARFNLLGTDEQGRDQFSRLVHGGRISLSIGLVGIAITFPLGMLIGGISGYFGGLVDSLLMRIVEVLMTIPGLYLLVALAAVLPPGLSSAQRFVLIVFITSFVGWAGLARVIRGQVLSIKEREFVQAAKSMGANSFYIILRHILPQTASYIIISATLAVPGFIVAESILSLIGLGIQQPDPSWGNMLSLATNASILVLQPWLIWPPALLIILTVLAFNLLGDGLRDALDPRSLRR from the coding sequence ATGAACTGGTGGCATAGACTCAAGAAAAATCCTCTCGCCCGCTTTGGTGCTGTATTACTAATTGTTTTTTACCTTGCAGTCTTCGCGGCGGATTTTGTCGCCCCTTACGACCCCTATACATCGCAAATCAACGGTTCGCTACTACCACCAACGCAGGTTTACTGGCGTAATGCCGCAGGGGAGTTTATTGGACCACACGTTTACCCAACAACGCAAGGGGAAACTGATTTAGAAACGGGTGATCGCGAACTCATCGTAGACCGTAGCACTCCTGCTGGGTTACGCTTGTTTACTCGCGGCTATACCTACAACTTATTTCGCTTGAGTTTACCACTACCACCCACTTTTGAAGAAGTTGAAATTTTCAGTGGCATCCCCGCGAACATACACTTATTTGGTACGACTGGCGAAGCAAGATTTAATCTCTTAGGTACTGATGAACAAGGACGCGATCAATTTAGTCGCTTAGTGCATGGAGGTAGAATTAGCCTCAGTATTGGTTTAGTCGGTATTGCGATTACATTTCCTTTAGGTATGCTCATCGGTGGCATTTCAGGTTATTTTGGCGGATTGGTCGATAGCCTGCTGATGCGCATCGTCGAAGTTCTCATGACGATTCCCGGTCTTTATCTGTTAGTCGCTTTAGCTGCCGTTTTACCACCAGGATTAAGTAGTGCCCAGCGATTTGTCTTAATTGTTTTCATTACCTCGTTTGTTGGCTGGGCGGGATTAGCAAGAGTCATTCGCGGACAAGTTCTTTCGATTAAAGAGCGCGAATTTGTGCAAGCTGCAAAGTCAATGGGTGCAAATTCGTTTTACATTATTCTGCGCCACATTTTGCCGCAAACAGCTAGCTACATCATTATTTCAGCAACTTTAGCCGTACCAGGTTTTATTGTCGCTGAGTCCATTCTTAGTTTGATTGGGCTAGGAATTCAGCAACCCGATCCCTCGTGGGGAAATATGCTATCGCTAGCGACAAATGCTTCTATTTTGGTGCTACAACCTTGGTTAATTTGGCCTCCAGCACTACTGATTATTCTCACCGTACTAGCATTCAACTTACTCGGTGATGGCTTACGCGATGCGCTCGATCCTCGCAGTTTACGACGGTAA
- a CDS encoding DUF29 domain-containing protein yields MAQKTSKTMYEKDFALWVEDTVNKLKARSTEELDWENLIEEVESLGARDRRELERRLTTLFEHALKRCYVQLSDCYRGWEVTISRTQQELNRILRDSPSLQNYFLQVSDECYQNALKNMRKEYDAEFPNDYLFTRDVDSLLTEEFWKL; encoded by the coding sequence ATGGCACAAAAAACCTCTAAAACAATGTATGAAAAAGATTTTGCTCTTTGGGTTGAGGATACTGTGAACAAGTTAAAAGCAAGAAGTACGGAGGAATTAGATTGGGAGAATTTGATTGAGGAGGTTGAATCTTTGGGAGCGAGAGATAGACGGGAATTAGAGAGGCGGTTAACGACTTTATTTGAACATGCTTTGAAACGGTGTTATGTTCAGTTATCTGATTGCTATCGGGGTTGGGAGGTAACTATTTCTCGAACTCAACAAGAGTTAAACCGAATTCTTAGGGATTCTCCGAGTCTGCAAAATTATTTTTTACAAGTGAGTGATGAATGTTATCAGAATGCGTTGAAAAATATGCGTAAGGAGTATGATGCAGAATTTCCAAATGATTATCTGTTTACTAGGGATGTGGATAGTTTGCTAACTGAAGAATTTTGGAAACTATAA
- a CDS encoding 2,3-bisphosphoglycerate-dependent phosphoglycerate mutase has product MVRQRVGLCQSDGTHSYECIQKLVKYFITQMATLILVRHGQSTWNAANRFSGWVDVPLNRVGRQEAMQAAKKISSYCIDVCFTSKLVRAIETTAICLTEGTGACHDKSPVFKHDFDDSDWHGWDKYEGYIEQEIPIFINPALDERYYGDLQGFNKAKMAEKVGKHIVHQWRRSLDTRPPGGESLKDTAARTIPFFQNRILTHLKNGDNVLVSAHGNSLRSILMHLDHLSPEEVPHLELATGIPIVYKIDAEANITNKVIL; this is encoded by the coding sequence TTGGTACGACAACGAGTGGGGTTATGCCAGTCAGATGGTACGCACAGCTATGAGTGTATTCAAAAGTTAGTCAAATACTTCATCACCCAAATGGCAACACTGATCTTAGTTCGTCACGGTCAAAGTACCTGGAACGCTGCTAACCGCTTTAGTGGTTGGGTTGATGTTCCCCTCAATCGTGTTGGTCGCCAAGAGGCGATGCAAGCAGCAAAAAAAATTAGTTCTTATTGCATTGATGTGTGTTTTACTAGCAAGCTAGTACGTGCTATAGAAACAACTGCCATTTGTCTGACCGAAGGTACTGGGGCTTGTCATGACAAAAGCCCCGTATTTAAACACGATTTTGATGACTCCGATTGGCATGGTTGGGACAAGTACGAAGGCTACATTGAACAAGAAATTCCGATCTTTATAAATCCAGCTTTGGACGAACGCTACTACGGTGATTTGCAAGGATTCAACAAAGCGAAAATGGCAGAGAAAGTCGGTAAACATATTGTGCATCAATGGCGGCGATCGTTGGATACTCGACCCCCAGGCGGTGAAAGTTTAAAAGACACGGCTGCCAGAACAATTCCCTTCTTTCAAAACCGAATCTTAACGCATCTCAAAAACGGTGATAACGTTCTGGTTTCTGCGCACGGCAACTCTTTACGATCAATTTTGATGCATTTAGATCATCTCAGCCCAGAAGAAGTGCCACACCTAGAACTTGCAACTGGCATCCCGATTGTTTACAAAATCGATGCTGAGGCAAACATTACTAACAAAGTGATTTTATAA
- the tsaB gene encoding tRNA (adenosine(37)-N6)-threonylcarbamoyltransferase complex dimerization subunit type 1 TsaB: protein MHSVRLQPHKYGLAIHTSSPELGFALSNFADDSRTATWDLGRDISNLLHQYLIEFIQPQAWRDLAFIAVAKGPGGFTGTRIGVVTARTLAQQLDIPVFAISSLAAVAWSYHTTEPTLVYAVQLPAQRGQLHTAIYQANPEGNGLVPLLPDTVLTAEAWQTKLDSCDGYKLIHAPNQLGTSVGSLLELAYFDWQQGKRPNWSEALPFYGQHPV, encoded by the coding sequence ATGCATAGTGTTCGCCTTCAGCCGCATAAGTATGGACTTGCAATTCATACAAGTAGTCCAGAATTAGGATTTGCGTTGAGTAACTTTGCTGATGACTCTCGCACAGCAACTTGGGATTTAGGACGCGATATATCTAACTTATTGCATCAGTACTTAATTGAGTTTATTCAACCCCAAGCTTGGAGAGATTTAGCGTTCATTGCTGTAGCCAAAGGACCAGGTGGTTTTACGGGAACTCGGATTGGCGTAGTAACTGCGCGGACTTTAGCGCAACAGTTAGATATTCCTGTGTTTGCAATTTCGAGTTTAGCTGCTGTCGCTTGGTCGTACCATACCACTGAACCAACATTAGTATATGCTGTTCAACTTCCTGCACAACGCGGTCAACTGCATACTGCAATTTATCAAGCTAACCCAGAGGGCAATGGTTTGGTTCCTTTACTCCCAGATACCGTATTGACTGCTGAGGCATGGCAAACAAAACTAGATAGCTGTGATGGATATAAGTTGATTCATGCACCAAACCAGCTTGGAACTTCAGTTGGTAGCTTATTAGAACTTGCTTATTTTGATTGGCAGCAAGGAAAGCGTCCTAATTGGTCAGAAGCGTTGCCTTTTTATGGTCAACATCCTGTGTAA
- a CDS encoding efflux RND transporter periplasmic adaptor subunit — protein sequence MTQQVEADDKLESKEVIVVDNANYKKVPQRRSRQNWLISLIVGTGLGVAIALGGMRFFSRPTTAPNATPQQTAAPPNMSVTVEPVRSTQVARSLNVTGTVAARDLIPVLPQTNGLQIRQILVREGESVREGQAMAILDDAVIRAQIDQSRANIESAQAVVGQRQAALAQARASLAEAERNLQRYEQLASNGAISRQELDARATATATAREAVRVAQANISSAEADVRSSRASLQQLQTQLGQTVVRAPASGLVAEAIAKIGDVVSGSQQLFSIIQNNALELAAQVPAVQLPQVQVSAPATVTSDADSRVQLQGRVREIAPLVDTQSRQATVRIDLPTTSLLRPGMFARAAITSATVPGITVPAKAVVPQPDGNGIVFVLQGEDTVQARSVELGEVLNDGNVEISSGLNPGDRVVVSGAGYLTDGDRVRVVEGS from the coding sequence ATGACCCAACAAGTGGAAGCAGACGATAAGCTTGAGTCTAAAGAAGTTATCGTTGTTGACAATGCGAATTACAAAAAGGTTCCCCAAAGGCGATCGCGTCAGAATTGGCTGATTTCATTAATAGTTGGCACAGGGTTAGGAGTGGCGATCGCCTTGGGCGGAATGCGCTTTTTCTCACGCCCAACGACAGCACCAAACGCAACACCACAGCAAACTGCAGCGCCTCCAAATATGAGTGTGACAGTGGAACCAGTACGCAGCACGCAGGTAGCGCGATCGCTAAATGTCACTGGTACGGTTGCTGCCCGTGACTTGATTCCTGTATTGCCACAAACAAACGGTCTACAGATTAGGCAGATTTTAGTCCGCGAAGGCGAAAGCGTCCGAGAAGGGCAGGCAATGGCGATTTTAGATGATGCGGTGATTCGCGCCCAAATCGACCAATCACGAGCAAATATTGAGTCTGCACAAGCCGTAGTCGGTCAAAGACAAGCAGCTTTAGCACAAGCGCGTGCCAGTTTAGCCGAAGCAGAACGTAATTTACAGCGATACGAACAACTTGCGAGTAACGGGGCAATTAGTCGCCAAGAATTAGATGCGCGTGCCACAGCAACAGCCACCGCCCGCGAAGCCGTTCGCGTTGCCCAAGCAAATATTAGTAGTGCCGAAGCTGATGTGCGTAGTAGCCGTGCTAGTTTACAACAATTACAAACACAGTTGGGACAAACCGTAGTCCGTGCGCCCGCGAGTGGTTTAGTTGCCGAAGCGATCGCCAAAATTGGAGATGTCGTCAGTGGTTCACAGCAATTGTTCTCCATCATTCAAAACAATGCTTTGGAACTCGCAGCGCAAGTGCCAGCAGTTCAGTTACCACAAGTTCAAGTCAGCGCACCAGCCACAGTTACTTCAGATGCAGATTCCCGCGTTCAGCTACAAGGACGAGTCCGAGAAATTGCACCGTTAGTCGATACTCAAAGCCGCCAAGCCACAGTCCGCATTGATTTACCGACAACTTCTTTGCTGCGTCCAGGAATGTTTGCCCGTGCAGCAATTACCTCAGCAACCGTCCCAGGAATCACAGTTCCTGCCAAAGCTGTCGTACCACAACCTGATGGTAATGGAATTGTTTTCGTGCTGCAAGGTGAAGATACAGTACAAGCACGATCTGTTGAACTCGGAGAAGTTCTCAACGATGGCAACGTCGAAATCAGCAGCGGCTTAAATCCAGGCGATCGCGTCGTCGTCTCCGGTGCGGGCTATCTCACCGATGGCGATCGCGTCCGCGTAGTAGAAGGCAGTTAA
- a CDS encoding Ycf34 family protein: MCICVNCHYVDRCITYHAVETQHEQPHLTEDPNFEPIEPSINVNIRTHEDIIEMEYDVVGCVSFKCEMGKWAKLRPGELVPT; this comes from the coding sequence ATGTGTATTTGCGTGAACTGCCACTATGTCGATCGCTGCATCACATACCACGCGGTTGAAACTCAGCACGAACAACCTCACTTAACTGAAGATCCCAATTTTGAACCGATTGAACCCTCAATCAACGTTAACATTCGTACCCATGAAGATATCATTGAAATGGAATACGATGTTGTTGGTTGCGTTAGCTTTAAATGTGAAATGGGCAAGTGGGCAAAACTGCGCCCAGGTGAACTTGTACCTACCTAG
- a CDS encoding CCA tRNA nucleotidyltransferase, translating into MAMCRNLSRLSPEKWCFSLELLPQPIYLVGGAVRDALLGRSAEYLDLDFVLPANAIATARSLAHHYKAGFVILDAERQIARVVFPQATVDFALQEGSSLETDLQRRDFTVNAIAYNPHTQEIIDPLHGCIDLQQQRLRMVSLQNLQDDPLRLLRAYRQAAQLGFTIESDTHLAIRNLAPHIKHVAAERVRVELGYLLAHSQGTPWLKSAAEDGLIEYWFPNANVEDVAAVDIAVVKLTKNWSQLNIELFQSVRDTVKTTWLSIAKLACLVTPQPETAEAELVQLTYSRAEIRGVTTLLKLLPQLQTHPMSVREQYFFFQEAGRVFPAIALLAVAKGTTVDAIAPLMTRYLNPNDPVAHPTPLVTGKDLMQALKIKPSPLVGKLLTAIALAQAEGKITTFDEALEFAAAILDNQ; encoded by the coding sequence ATGGCAATGTGCCGTAATTTGTCTAGATTATCTCCCGAAAAGTGGTGTTTTAGCTTGGAACTGCTACCACAGCCAATTTACTTGGTTGGTGGTGCGGTGCGCGATGCTTTATTAGGGCGTAGTGCTGAGTATTTAGATTTAGATTTTGTTTTACCAGCAAATGCGATCGCCACTGCGCGATCGCTGGCGCATCATTACAAAGCAGGTTTTGTGATTCTCGACGCCGAACGTCAAATTGCGCGTGTTGTCTTTCCTCAAGCAACTGTGGATTTTGCCCTACAAGAAGGTTCTAGCTTAGAAACCGATTTGCAACGGCGAGACTTTACTGTCAATGCGATCGCCTACAACCCTCACACGCAAGAAATTATCGATCCTCTCCACGGCTGTATTGATTTACAACAGCAACGCTTGCGGATGGTATCACTGCAAAATTTGCAAGATGATCCCTTACGGTTACTACGCGCTTATCGTCAAGCTGCACAGCTTGGTTTTACGATTGAGTCAGATACTCACTTAGCAATTCGTAATTTAGCACCTCATATCAAACACGTTGCCGCTGAACGAGTGCGGGTAGAACTAGGATATCTTCTCGCCCATTCTCAAGGGACTCCGTGGTTAAAGAGTGCTGCGGAAGATGGCTTAATTGAATATTGGTTTCCCAACGCCAACGTTGAAGATGTAGCCGCCGTTGATATTGCAGTGGTAAAACTTACTAAAAATTGGTCACAACTCAATATCGAACTTTTTCAAAGTGTGCGCGACACGGTAAAAACAACTTGGTTAAGTATTGCCAAACTCGCGTGTCTTGTTACTCCACAACCAGAAACCGCTGAAGCTGAATTAGTGCAACTTACCTACAGTCGGGCAGAAATTCGCGGTGTCACTACACTACTCAAGTTACTACCACAGTTACAAACACATCCAATGTCTGTACGCGAACAGTATTTTTTCTTTCAAGAAGCTGGGAGAGTATTTCCGGCGATCGCACTTTTAGCCGTCGCCAAAGGAACTACAGTTGATGCGATCGCACCTTTAATGACTCGCTACCTCAATCCTAACGATCCAGTAGCCCATCCTACGCCACTAGTTACAGGTAAGGACTTGATGCAAGCACTCAAAATCAAACCAAGTCCTTTGGTGGGAAAACTACTGACAGCGATCGCCCTCGCCCAAGCTGAAGGCAAGATTACCACATTTGATGAAGCGCTAGAATTCGCCGCAGCAATACTTGACAATCAGTAG